The proteins below come from a single Mytilus edulis chromosome 5, xbMytEdul2.2, whole genome shotgun sequence genomic window:
- the LOC139523717 gene encoding uncharacterized protein: MAFQPFLIVTLTFLAATSLILCLSERYHDLKMMKSFLILLCLLIQLTVINKNTTSRQKIQSYSIVTAHDLQKDGTSKIGLNFLDVVLVFLCFVVSFVVLERYRFNNKLKKQVQLLRRNSVNHDVLIGRLSPFLEDSRSRNSGIEMPLRKLNRNIDYLVSDIKSHNSELEKIQTQFTSFKVEWLEQSKLYVNIPESVIVSSIEAPQIASELASLREYIDDALDKFRIGMESNRASLDTAKAAVEQLLISEE; the protein is encoded by the exons ATGGCGTTTCAACCATTTCTGATTGTGACGTTAACGTTCCTAGCAGCAACCAGTCTTATTCTGTGTTTGTCAGAGAGATACCACGATTTAAAGATGATGAAAAGCTTCCTTATTCTGTTGTGTCTTCTTATACAACTGACTGTCATCAATAAAAATACTACCTCAAG GCAAAAGATCCAATCATACAGCATTGTCACAGCACATGATCTTCAAAAGGATGGAACAAGTAAG ATTGGTTTGAACTTCTTGGACGTAGTATTGGTGTTTTTGTGCTTTGTTGTTTCTTTCGTAGTATTGGAAAGATACAGATTCAACAACAAATTGAAGAAGC AAGTTCAACTGTTGAGGAGAAATTCAGTGAACCACGATGTTTTGATCGGTAGATTATCCCCGTTTCTTGAAG ACTCTCGAAGCAGAAATTCAGGGATTGAAATGCCTTTGAGAAAACTGAATAGAAATATAGATTATTTAGTCTCGGATATTAAAAGCCACAACAGTGAATTGGAAAAAATTCAAACCCAATTTACAAGTTTCAAAGTAGAATGGCTTGAGCAATCCAAACTGTACGTAAATATACCGGAAAGTGTTATAGTATCCAGCATTGAAGCTCCACAGATAGCAAGCGAACTGGCGAGTCTTAGAGAGTATAtag aCGATGCACTCGACAAATTCAGGATAGGGATGGAAAGCAATCGAGCATCATTAGATACAGCTAAAGCAGCTGTTGAACAGTTGCTGATATCTGAAG